From the genome of Methylocystis bryophila, one region includes:
- the thrB gene encoding homoserine kinase, whose product MAVYTEVSDEELLTFLARYELGALLSCKGIAEGVENSNYFLHLESGYFILTLYEKRVAEQDLPFFLSLMEHLSAQGVSCPLPVKDREGKALGRLVGRPAAIVTFLEGYAVQHPNASNCAALGESMARFHLAGAGFGLRRANALSLDGWRALFADHEHEADGVEPGMGALIAAELAALEESWPRDLPCGVIHADLFPDNVFFLGERVSGLIDFYFACCDAFAYDLAISFNAWCFDADWTYIPAKGRALVQAYQRIRPLDAREISAFPVLLRGAALRFLLTRFVDALSVPEGALVRPKDPREYLAKLKFHKGTSHVRDYDLEL is encoded by the coding sequence ATGGCAGTTTACACGGAAGTCAGCGACGAAGAGCTCCTCACCTTCCTTGCCCGTTATGAGCTGGGAGCGCTGCTCTCCTGCAAGGGCATCGCCGAGGGCGTCGAGAATTCGAACTATTTTCTTCATCTGGAATCGGGCTATTTCATCCTCACGCTCTACGAGAAGCGGGTGGCTGAGCAGGATCTGCCTTTCTTCCTCTCCCTCATGGAGCACCTGTCGGCGCAAGGAGTCTCTTGCCCGCTGCCAGTCAAGGATCGCGAAGGCAAAGCCCTCGGACGGCTCGTGGGACGGCCGGCCGCGATTGTCACCTTCCTCGAAGGCTATGCGGTGCAGCATCCCAACGCGAGCAATTGCGCGGCGCTGGGCGAATCCATGGCGCGCTTCCACCTCGCCGGGGCTGGCTTTGGCCTAAGACGAGCCAATGCGCTTTCGCTTGACGGCTGGCGCGCGCTGTTTGCCGATCATGAGCATGAAGCCGACGGGGTCGAGCCAGGCATGGGGGCGCTCATTGCGGCCGAGCTTGCGGCGCTTGAGGAAAGCTGGCCGCGCGACCTTCCCTGCGGCGTCATCCACGCGGACCTCTTCCCCGACAACGTCTTTTTTCTCGGCGAGCGTGTCTCGGGACTGATCGACTTCTATTTCGCCTGCTGCGACGCCTTTGCTTATGATCTCGCGATCTCGTTCAACGCTTGGTGCTTCGACGCCGACTGGACGTATATTCCGGCGAAAGGCCGCGCGCTCGTGCAAGCCTATCAGCGCATTCGTCCGCTCGACGCGCGAGAGATTTCAGCCTTTCCCGTTCTTCTCCGCGGCGCCGCGCTGCGTTTCCTGCTCACGCGTTTCGTCGATGCGCTGTCGGTTCCGGAAGGCGCCCTCGTCCGCCCCAAGGACCCGCGCGAATATCTCGCAAAGCTTAAATTCCACAAGGGGACGAGCCATGTGCGCGACTACGATCTGGAGCTGTGA
- the rnhA gene encoding ribonuclease HI, giving the protein MTGGVEIWTDGACSGNPGPGGYGAILRFGGREKEISGGEDATTNNRMELMAAIAALEALTRPCDVTLHTDSQYLRNGVTQWIRAWKARGWKTADRKPVKNIDLWQRLEAAAERHQIDWRWVKGHAGDAMNERVDGLARSAVERRRGGRAETTRLTGDAAKLS; this is encoded by the coding sequence ATGACGGGCGGCGTCGAGATCTGGACGGACGGCGCCTGCTCGGGCAATCCAGGGCCCGGCGGTTATGGCGCGATCCTGCGCTTTGGCGGTCGCGAGAAGGAAATTTCCGGCGGCGAGGATGCGACGACCAATAATCGTATGGAGCTGATGGCGGCGATCGCGGCGCTCGAAGCGCTGACGCGGCCTTGCGACGTGACGCTCCATACCGACTCCCAGTATCTGCGCAACGGCGTCACCCAGTGGATACGCGCCTGGAAGGCGCGAGGCTGGAAGACGGCCGACCGGAAACCGGTCAAAAACATCGATCTTTGGCAAAGGCTGGAGGCCGCCGCCGAGCGTCATCAAATCGATTGGCGCTGGGTCAAAGGCCATGCCGGCGACGCAATGAACGAACGCGTAGACGGGCTGGCGCGCAGCGCTGTGGAGCGGCGGCGGGGCGGCCGCGCTGAGACGACGCGTCTGACGGGCGACGCGGCGAAGCTCTCTTGA
- the arsC gene encoding arsenate reductase (glutaredoxin) (This arsenate reductase requires both glutathione and glutaredoxin to convert arsenate to arsenite, after which the efflux transporter formed by ArsA and ArsB can extrude the arsenite from the cell, providing resistance.) has translation MTVTIYHNPACGTSRNVLGMLRERGVELNVVEYLKTPPSAAKLKSLLALMGISARELLRKRGGPYEELNLDDPKWSEADLIDFMVKRPLLIERPIVETPKGARLCRPKEKVLEIL, from the coding sequence ATGACGGTCACGATCTATCACAATCCCGCCTGCGGAACCTCGCGCAATGTGTTGGGCATGCTCCGCGAGCGCGGCGTCGAGCTGAACGTCGTCGAGTATCTCAAGACGCCCCCGAGCGCGGCAAAGTTAAAGTCGCTTTTGGCGCTGATGGGAATTTCGGCTCGCGAGCTGCTCAGGAAGCGAGGCGGTCCTTATGAAGAGCTCAATCTCGACGACCCCAAGTGGAGCGAAGCCGATCTGATCGACTTCATGGTGAAGCGCCCGCTGCTCATCGAACGGCCGATCGTCGAGACGCCGAAAGGCGCGAGACTTTGCCGGCCGAAGGAGAAGGTGCTGGAAATCCTGTAG
- the tam gene encoding trans-aconitate 2-methyltransferase: MLEWSSELYLKFEEERTRAARDLLSRAPDFEPKIVVDLGCGPGNSTLLLRSRFPDATIIGIDNSSNMLNVAQSRVPSASFIQADIAHWRPETPPDFLFANAALHFVPDHYALIQRLVSTLAPSGVIAVQMPNSTHQASHALMRMISAEGPWADRLLPIAKSRPPIGPAEEYYRLLTPLCARVDIWETSYIHPVDGPDQIVEWFEGAELRPFLDPLTEEERSVFLARYRQELGASYDRQPDGRLLLHYPRLFFVARAKG, from the coding sequence TTGCTGGAATGGAGTTCCGAACTCTATCTGAAATTCGAGGAGGAGCGCACGCGCGCGGCTCGCGATCTGCTGTCACGCGCGCCCGACTTCGAGCCGAAAATCGTCGTCGATCTCGGCTGCGGGCCGGGCAACAGCACGTTGCTGCTGCGCAGCCGCTTTCCCGACGCCACGATCATCGGCATCGACAATTCGAGCAATATGCTGAACGTCGCCCAATCGCGGGTTCCCTCGGCGAGCTTCATACAGGCGGACATCGCGCACTGGCGCCCGGAAACTCCGCCCGACTTCCTCTTCGCCAATGCGGCTTTGCATTTCGTGCCCGATCACTATGCGCTGATCCAGCGCCTTGTGTCGACGCTCGCGCCCAGTGGCGTCATCGCCGTGCAAATGCCAAACAGCACGCATCAGGCGTCGCATGCGCTGATGCGGATGATCTCGGCGGAGGGACCCTGGGCCGATCGCCTCCTGCCCATCGCAAAGTCGAGGCCGCCCATTGGCCCCGCGGAGGAATATTATCGGCTGCTGACACCGCTTTGCGCGCGCGTCGACATCTGGGAGACGAGCTATATCCATCCTGTCGACGGACCCGACCAGATCGTGGAATGGTTCGAAGGCGCGGAGTTGCGCCCCTTTCTCGACCCTCTGACCGAAGAGGAGCGCTCGGTCTTCCTTGCGCGCTATCGACAGGAACTGGGGGCGTCCTACGATCGCCAACCGGACGGTCGCCTCCTGCTGCACTATCCGCGTCTTTTTTTCGTCGCGCGCGCTAAGGGCTAA